ATTGGCATGGACTCCGTGCCTGAGCCCAATACTGGGAGGAATCCTAATGCTGGCTTTAAACTCCTCAACCGCATGGCATGGAGCTTTGCTCCTGGCTGTATATTCGCTAGGGCTGGGATTACCATTTGTGGTTATCGGGCTAGCTTTTTCAGCCTTTCATCCCTGGATCAAGCGTATCAATAAATATTCGATATATATCTATGTAGCCAGCGGATTAATTCTTATCGCTGCTGGTATATTGATACTGACTGGCAAACTGGGCTGGCTTTATCTTTAGTAATTAACAGAGTAAGAAAATATGAAAATCAAAATATTTCTAACCACAGTATGTCTGTTACTGTCGGCATTGCCATTAGCTTCCTGCCAACAAGCTTCTATTTCTGCCGGTAAACCAGCACCGGATTTTGAACTCTTGGGCCTGGACGGCGAAACTGTATCCCTGTCTAGCCTTCAAGGACGACCAGTAATGCTCAATTTTTGGGCACTTAGCTGCCCGTACTGCCTAGCCGAAATGCCATATATAGAGCAGGCATGGAATACTTACAATAATGAAGAAAGTAAGTTAGCTGTGCTAACTATCAATGTTCGGGATTCTTCATCTGCCATCAGCAGTTTTCTTGAATACGGTCAGTACTCTTTTACCGTCTTGCGTGATACTGGCGCCCGTGTAGCTAATATGTATAGTGTTGATGGTATACCGGTTACCGTGCTTATTGATAAAGATGGTATAATCCAAGATGTAGTAATAGGGGCTTTCCCCAATTGGGCAAGCCTGGATAACAAGCTGACTAAGATAATTTAGTGAAAGGATTAATCATATGGGCGATATTTTAGACGAAGCATATTCGATCGTACAATGCAAAGACTGTCCGTGGTATAAAGCATGCGTTACCCCAATGCGATTTACCGCCGAAGATATACAAAGGCAAATGCAAGCATCCAACCTGGAAATTACAGGGCAGCAAGATATACA
The sequence above is drawn from the Dehalococcoidales bacterium genome and encodes:
- a CDS encoding TlpA disulfide reductase family protein, encoding MKIKIFLTTVCLLLSALPLASCQQASISAGKPAPDFELLGLDGETVSLSSLQGRPVMLNFWALSCPYCLAEMPYIEQAWNTYNNEESKLAVLTINVRDSSSAISSFLEYGQYSFTVLRDTGARVANMYSVDGIPVTVLIDKDGIIQDVVIGAFPNWASLDNKLTKII